One genomic segment of Thermodesulfobacterium sp. TA1 includes these proteins:
- a CDS encoding uracil-DNA glycosylase, with protein sequence MDIRKELIKNLFYLKEIGLQAIPISEAIKKLLQQEVPLEEDSLFSLQNKVLRCVKCTLHRVRKGVVWGEGPTEPNGLMIISEYPDRDEDFYGKPFIGEVGNLLERMLAAINLKRESFFITHAVKCKTPGGRPPEQEEIEACKPHLLKQIKHLKPKLILALGFTPPKVLLDGKNLTLVRGKIFKLKEINIFFTYHPSFVLKNPGIKRAVWEDLQKFRKFYEEMFLAS encoded by the coding sequence ATGGACATTAGAAAAGAACTAATCAAAAATCTTTTTTACTTGAAAGAAATAGGATTACAAGCTATACCGATTTCTGAAGCTATTAAAAAACTTCTTCAACAAGAGGTTCCCTTAGAAGAAGATTCCTTATTTTCATTACAAAATAAGGTCCTTCGGTGTGTGAAATGTACTCTTCATAGGGTTAGAAAAGGGGTAGTTTGGGGAGAAGGACCTACCGAACCTAATGGTTTGATGATAATCTCCGAATATCCAGACCGGGACGAAGATTTTTACGGAAAGCCTTTTATAGGAGAAGTAGGTAACCTTCTTGAACGGATGCTTGCCGCCATCAATCTAAAACGCGAAAGTTTTTTTATTACCCATGCGGTTAAATGTAAGACTCCAGGAGGAAGACCTCCGGAACAAGAAGAAATCGAAGCTTGTAAACCTCATTTATTAAAACAGATAAAACATTTAAAACCTAAACTGATTTTAGCCTTAGGTTTTACCCCACCTAAGGTCCTTTTAGATGGTAAAAACTTAACTTTAGTAAGAGGAAAGATTTTTAAACTTAAGGAAATCAACATATTTTTTACCTATCATCCTTCCTTTGTGTTAAAAAATCCAGGGATAAAACGAGCCGTATGGGAAGATTTACAAAAATTTAGGAAATTTTATGAAGAAATGTTTTTGGCTAGTTAG
- the selB gene encoding selenocysteine-specific translation elongation factor — MRRVIVGTAGHIDHGKTTLIKVLTGIDTDRLKEEKERGITIDIGFAHLTLPSGTLVGIVDVPGHERFIRNMVAGASGIDLVMLVVAADEGVMPQTIEHVEICELLGIKDGIVVLTKVDLVEKDWLELIKEDLKEFLKNTFLKDAPILEFSAVTGQGKEEILKTLDEKALKISIKAEDQPFRLPVDGVFTIKGFGTVARGTAISGKVSLNQTLMVYPKNLLTKVRNIQVHGKNVEVAYAGMRTALNLQGVEKEEIERGDVLADLEVLKPSQWLDVKLNSLKSVTPPIKNFETLLFYIGTKETLAKIFLLGKDQLNPGETDIAQIFVQEPVVAWRGDRFILRRTSTNQTVGGGEVLNPVAYRRKRTKPWERKELEYLSQASEKDLIKFWVEKREFLGIYEKDLQIMVSIFGEKFKKIVEKLENDLIKIKEGEKVFYFSKKAEKELKEQVVATLKNFHTNNPFSPGLTKELLKARISSFISEGFYQYVLEDLINKGVIGRNKEILYLTEFKYLNSEEKERLKKELEEKFLSEGYTPRDFETILLDFKENYKAAKELAQTLLREGILVKLTDKLVFHAKILEEWENLVREAFQKKKELEITDFKNLPKVQLSRKFLIPLVEYLDKKKVTLRVGDKRILRKP, encoded by the coding sequence ATGAGAAGGGTCATCGTCGGAACAGCCGGTCATATAGACCATGGTAAAACCACTTTGATTAAGGTCCTTACCGGAATTGATACAGACAGACTTAAAGAAGAAAAAGAGCGTGGGATTACCATAGACATAGGTTTTGCTCATCTGACTTTACCTTCAGGAACCCTTGTAGGAATAGTAGATGTTCCTGGACATGAAAGATTTATTCGCAACATGGTAGCAGGAGCTTCAGGAATAGACTTAGTTATGTTGGTAGTAGCTGCAGACGAAGGGGTGATGCCTCAGACGATAGAACATGTAGAAATTTGCGAACTTTTAGGGATTAAAGACGGTATCGTAGTTTTAACCAAGGTAGATTTAGTAGAAAAAGACTGGTTAGAATTGATAAAAGAAGACCTAAAAGAGTTTTTAAAAAATACCTTTTTAAAAGATGCTCCTATTTTAGAGTTTTCAGCGGTTACAGGCCAAGGTAAAGAAGAAATTCTCAAAACCTTAGATGAAAAGGCCTTAAAGATTTCTATAAAGGCTGAAGACCAACCTTTTAGACTACCGGTAGACGGAGTTTTTACCATCAAAGGATTTGGAACGGTGGCTCGTGGGACTGCCATTTCAGGAAAAGTAAGCCTTAACCAAACCTTGATGGTTTATCCTAAAAATCTTCTTACCAAAGTAAGAAACATTCAGGTCCACGGTAAAAATGTAGAGGTAGCCTATGCAGGCATGAGAACAGCCCTTAACCTACAAGGAGTAGAAAAAGAAGAAATAGAGCGAGGAGACGTTCTAGCAGACCTTGAAGTCTTAAAACCTTCTCAGTGGTTAGATGTTAAGCTTAATTCTTTAAAAAGTGTAACCCCACCTATTAAAAACTTTGAAACCCTTCTTTTTTATATAGGAACCAAAGAAACTTTAGCTAAAATTTTTCTTTTAGGAAAAGACCAACTAAATCCAGGAGAAACAGATATAGCCCAGATATTTGTTCAAGAGCCGGTAGTTGCTTGGAGAGGAGATAGGTTTATTTTAAGGAGAACCTCTACCAACCAGACGGTCGGAGGTGGTGAGGTTTTAAACCCTGTAGCCTATCGTAGAAAAAGGACTAAACCTTGGGAAAGAAAAGAACTTGAATATTTATCTCAAGCCTCTGAAAAAGACCTCATTAAGTTTTGGGTAGAAAAAAGAGAATTTTTAGGGATTTATGAAAAGGACTTACAAATTATGGTCTCTATTTTCGGGGAAAAGTTCAAAAAAATCGTAGAAAAACTGGAAAATGACTTAATAAAGATAAAAGAAGGAGAAAAGGTTTTTTATTTTAGCAAAAAGGCTGAAAAAGAGCTTAAAGAACAGGTCGTTGCTACTTTAAAAAATTTTCATACCAACAATCCTTTTAGTCCTGGACTTACAAAAGAGCTTTTAAAAGCTAGGATTTCTTCTTTTATTTCTGAGGGATTTTATCAGTATGTACTCGAAGACTTGATAAATAAAGGGGTTATAGGAAGAAATAAAGAAATTCTTTATTTAACCGAGTTTAAGTATTTAAACTCAGAAGAGAAAGAAAGACTAAAAAAAGAACTTGAAGAAAAATTTTTATCAGAAGGTTATACCCCAAGGGATTTTGAAACCATCCTTCTTGATTTTAAAGAAAATTATAAAGCTGCTAAAGAATTGGCTCAAACCCTTTTAAGGGAAGGTATTTTAGTTAAACTTACAGACAAATTAGTATTTCATGCTAAAATATTAGAAGAATGGGAAAATTTGGTGAGAGAAGCCTTTCAGAAGAAAAAAGAATTAGAGATTACTGATTTTAAAAATCTTCCTAAGGTTCAGCTGAGTAGAAAATTTTTGATACCTTTGGTAGAATATTTAGACAAAAAGAAGGTTACCCTTAGGGTGGGAGATAAAAGAATATTGAGAAAACCCTAA
- the glyS gene encoding glycine--tRNA ligase subunit beta, translating to MAKDLLWEIGTEELPARFIEPAITSLKKAAEKKLKDLSLSYEDIKTAGTFRRLVLFIKGLAEKQEDREEEILGPSVTVGLTQDGGFSQALVGFAKKYGVNIEELKVKKTPKGEYFYLKRTIPGQNTEDLLPSLLLSLLKEIYFPKTMRWGSYELRFGRPIRWMVCLFGQKVIPIEIAGVKASNQTLGHRFLTPDPIPLSSADWEGYEKILENNYVVVTLKKRLNLTEQNILEVAKPYGIPEIDEDLLKENANLVEYPFPIVGKFSEEFLTLPEPLIITALKEHQRYFCLRNPEGNLLNYFIAVNNNRPRNWEIVKKGHERVTKARLEDAKFYFEKDLSQPLNHFLEKIKGIVYHVKCGTLWEKTQRLVDLSKYLALKLEYPSLLSKIEKTCLYAKIDAASEVVSEFPSLQGVMGKILLEHAGEKEVAQAVFEQYLPYPKEETLPQSFEGFILSLADKIDHLSALFGVNEKPSGEKDPYGLRRTAYGIVKLLIGKEKFLNLEEAIEFSLGLLEKQGFLKNQKALEEIRGFIQKRLEGEFLTLGFSKNILGVVLPLPLNPYDQYLRLKALSDFQERKDFIDLIIGFKRVAQLLKTVDQQPLLEEVEERLFQLEEEKQLYQQALSLRPILLSLIDRKDYLSYLDKLVSLKETIDKFFDKVFVMVEDEATRNNRLKVLKRVAELFENFGDFTAFI from the coding sequence ATGGCTAAAGACCTCCTTTGGGAAATAGGAACTGAGGAGCTGCCGGCAAGGTTTATAGAACCTGCTATCACAAGTTTAAAAAAAGCAGCAGAAAAAAAACTAAAAGACCTTTCCTTAAGTTATGAAGACATAAAAACCGCAGGGACTTTTAGAAGGCTGGTCCTTTTTATAAAAGGATTGGCAGAAAAACAAGAAGACCGAGAGGAAGAGATTTTAGGGCCATCTGTAACCGTAGGTCTTACCCAGGATGGTGGTTTTAGTCAAGCATTGGTAGGTTTTGCTAAAAAATATGGAGTAAACATAGAGGAGTTAAAGGTCAAAAAAACCCCTAAGGGTGAGTATTTTTATCTAAAAAGAACCATTCCTGGACAAAACACAGAAGACCTTTTACCTTCTCTTCTTCTTTCTCTTCTTAAAGAAATCTATTTTCCTAAAACCATGAGATGGGGCTCTTATGAGCTTAGGTTCGGACGTCCTATAAGATGGATGGTCTGCCTTTTTGGTCAAAAGGTTATTCCGATAGAAATAGCAGGGGTTAAAGCCTCAAATCAAACTTTAGGTCATAGATTTTTAACTCCTGATCCCATTCCGCTTAGCTCGGCTGATTGGGAAGGATATGAAAAAATCCTTGAAAATAACTATGTAGTTGTTACTCTTAAAAAAAGACTAAACCTTACTGAGCAAAATATTTTAGAAGTAGCTAAACCATACGGCATTCCTGAGATAGACGAAGACCTCTTAAAAGAAAATGCCAATCTGGTGGAATATCCCTTTCCTATAGTAGGTAAATTTTCTGAAGAATTTTTAACCTTACCAGAACCTTTAATCATCACTGCCTTAAAAGAACATCAAAGGTACTTTTGTCTAAGAAATCCTGAGGGAAATCTTCTTAATTACTTTATAGCGGTTAACAACAACCGCCCACGAAACTGGGAAATAGTAAAAAAGGGACATGAAAGGGTAACTAAAGCTAGGCTTGAAGACGCTAAGTTTTATTTTGAAAAGGATTTATCTCAACCACTTAATCATTTCTTAGAAAAGATAAAAGGGATAGTTTATCACGTGAAATGTGGTACCCTATGGGAAAAAACTCAGAGGTTAGTAGACCTTAGTAAATACTTAGCTTTAAAGTTAGAATATCCCTCCCTTCTTTCTAAGATAGAAAAAACCTGTCTTTATGCAAAGATAGACGCAGCTTCTGAAGTGGTAAGTGAATTTCCTTCTCTGCAAGGAGTTATGGGAAAAATCCTGCTTGAACATGCTGGAGAAAAAGAGGTGGCACAGGCAGTCTTTGAACAATATCTGCCCTATCCTAAGGAAGAAACCCTTCCTCAGTCTTTTGAGGGGTTTATCCTTTCTTTAGCCGACAAAATAGACCATCTTTCTGCCCTTTTTGGGGTTAATGAAAAACCTTCTGGAGAAAAAGATCCTTATGGTCTAAGAAGGACAGCCTATGGCATAGTAAAATTGTTAATAGGTAAAGAAAAGTTTTTAAACTTAGAAGAGGCTATAGAATTTTCCTTAGGACTGTTAGAAAAACAAGGTTTCTTAAAAAATCAAAAGGCTTTAGAAGAAATCAGAGGTTTTATCCAAAAGCGACTAGAAGGGGAATTTTTAACCTTAGGGTTTAGTAAAAACATCTTGGGGGTAGTTCTCCCCTTACCTCTTAATCCTTACGACCAATATCTAAGACTAAAAGCCCTTTCAGATTTTCAAGAAAGAAAAGATTTTATCGACCTGATTATCGGGTTTAAACGGGTGGCCCAACTTTTAAAAACCGTAGATCAACAACCGCTTTTAGAAGAAGTAGAAGAAAGACTCTTTCAGTTAGAAGAAGAAAAACAACTTTACCAACAGGCCTTAAGTTTAAGGCCTATATTACTTAGCTTAATAGACAGAAAAGATTATCTTTCCTATTTAGACAAGCTGGTAAGCCTTAAAGAAACTATAGATAAATTTTTTGACAAAGTATTTGTGATGGTAGAAGACGAGGCTACCAGGAACAACAGATTAAAGGTATTAAAAAGGGTAGCTGAACTTTTTGAAAATTTTGGTGATTTTACAGCCTTTATTTAA
- the glyQ gene encoding glycine--tRNA ligase subunit alpha, with product MYFQEVIATLNKFWGEKGCVILQPYDMEVGAGTFHPATFLRSLGPEPFACAYVQPCRRPADGRYGENPNRLQHYYQYQVIIKPSPDNIQDVYLESLKALGIDPKEHDIRFVEDDWESPTLGAWGLGWEVWLDGMEITQFTYFQQIGGFDCFPVTVEITYGLERITMYLQEVENLFNLKWNEHYTYRDIHYRGEVEYSIYNFDEADVALLKDLFDKYEVEGNRLLDLGLALPGYDFVIKCSHTFNLLDARGILSPIERANYIGRVRGLAKKAAEIWLSKGEGNDG from the coding sequence ATGTATTTTCAAGAGGTAATCGCTACTTTAAACAAGTTTTGGGGAGAAAAAGGTTGTGTAATCTTGCAGCCATATGACATGGAGGTAGGAGCAGGAACTTTCCACCCTGCTACCTTTTTAAGGTCCCTTGGTCCTGAACCTTTTGCTTGTGCCTATGTTCAACCTTGTAGAAGACCTGCAGACGGAAGGTATGGAGAAAATCCTAACAGGTTACAACATTACTACCAATATCAGGTAATAATCAAACCTTCTCCTGATAACATACAGGATGTTTATCTGGAAAGCTTAAAAGCTTTGGGTATAGACCCTAAAGAACATGATATAAGATTTGTTGAAGATGACTGGGAATCACCTACCTTAGGAGCTTGGGGATTAGGTTGGGAGGTATGGCTTGACGGAATGGAAATCACCCAGTTTACCTATTTCCAACAAATAGGAGGTTTTGACTGCTTTCCGGTTACTGTAGAAATAACCTATGGACTTGAACGTATTACGATGTATCTTCAAGAGGTAGAAAACCTTTTTAACTTAAAATGGAACGAACATTATACCTATCGAGACATTCATTACCGAGGAGAGGTAGAATATTCGATCTATAATTTTGATGAAGCCGATGTAGCCTTATTAAAAGACCTTTTTGATAAATATGAAGTTGAAGGGAACAGATTGTTAGATTTAGGTCTTGCCCTTCCAGGATATGACTTTGTGATAAAATGTTCTCACACCTTTAATCTTCTTGATGCAAGAGGAATTCTTTCTCCTATAGAAAGGGCAAACTACATAGGACGTGTAAGAGGATTGGCTAAAAAAGCGGCAGAAATTTGGTTAAGCAAAGGAGAAGGAAACGATGGCTAA
- the purM gene encoding phosphoribosylformylglycinamidine cyclo-ligase: protein MKAAEKYKEAGVDLEKANLLVDIVKKHTVGLSQKGVISGIGGYAGLFALDLNTYKNPVLVSSTDGVGTKIKLAIKAGFHKGIGIDLVAMCVNDIITCGAKPLFFLDYLAFGKFEEKIFEELIAGIVEGCKTSQCALLGGETAEMPGMYAPGDYDCAGFVVGIVERDKIIDGSTVSIGDVLLGIPSSGLHSNGFSLVRKILEEKNINLDYIPEELGKPIGEVVLTPTKIYVPVMVTLTNKGYNIKGCAHITGGGFIDNLPRILPQNCKAVIEKNSWEKPPVFKLFQTWGDISEEEMYRVFNCGIGLVLIVDKQDLEEITSLIAALGESYHVIGYIEKREENEPQVILV from the coding sequence ATGAAGGCGGCTGAAAAATATAAGGAAGCAGGGGTAGATTTAGAAAAGGCTAACCTTTTGGTAGACATCGTCAAAAAACACACCGTTGGTCTTTCTCAAAAAGGGGTAATTTCAGGTATTGGAGGCTATGCTGGACTTTTTGCCTTAGACCTTAATACCTATAAAAACCCTGTTTTAGTTTCTTCTACCGACGGAGTAGGAACCAAAATTAAACTGGCTATCAAAGCTGGGTTTCATAAGGGTATTGGGATTGACCTGGTTGCTATGTGTGTAAACGATATTATCACCTGTGGGGCTAAACCACTTTTTTTCTTAGACTATTTGGCCTTTGGTAAGTTTGAAGAAAAGATTTTTGAAGAATTGATTGCAGGGATAGTGGAAGGGTGTAAAACTTCTCAATGCGCCCTTTTAGGCGGAGAAACGGCAGAAATGCCAGGAATGTATGCCCCAGGAGACTATGACTGTGCAGGGTTTGTCGTAGGAATAGTGGAAAGAGATAAAATCATAGACGGTTCTACTGTCTCTATAGGTGATGTGTTGCTTGGCATACCATCAAGCGGACTTCACAGTAATGGTTTTTCTTTAGTAAGAAAAATCTTAGAAGAAAAAAATATAAACTTAGACTATATCCCAGAAGAGTTAGGGAAACCCATAGGTGAGGTAGTCCTTACCCCTACTAAGATTTACGTACCGGTTATGGTAACCCTTACTAACAAGGGTTATAATATTAAAGGATGCGCCCATATCACAGGAGGTGGTTTTATAGACAACCTACCGAGGATTTTACCTCAAAACTGTAAGGCAGTGATAGAAAAAAATTCCTGGGAAAAACCTCCGGTATTTAAGCTTTTTCAAACCTGGGGTGATATCTCTGAAGAAGAAATGTATCGGGTGTTTAACTGTGGGATTGGGTTGGTGTTGATAGTAGATAAGCAAGATTTAGAAGAGATAACCAGCCTCATCGCTGCTTTAGGTGAAAGTTATCACGTGATAGGCTATATAGAGAAAAGAGAAGAAAATGAACCACAGGTGATTTTGGTTTAG
- a CDS encoding rhodanese-like domain-containing protein, whose translation MKVGKSILSWVLSLLVFTFLTVSTGFTGTPLSDERVKEAKTVCGVQEVDVEGAKKLIANGAILLDVREYTEYKAGHIPGAIWAPRGLLDFKAYEWLPDKEKVYLVYCKTGGRGVVAACDLKKLGYKNVYNLKGGFDGWKEAKQPIETGEPEGFAKGIKKAVQK comes from the coding sequence ATGAAAGTAGGGAAAAGTATTTTAAGTTGGGTTTTAAGTCTTTTGGTTTTTACCTTTTTAACAGTAAGCACAGGTTTTACAGGCACTCCTTTAAGCGATGAAAGGGTAAAAGAAGCAAAAACTGTTTGTGGAGTACAGGAGGTAGACGTAGAGGGTGCTAAAAAGCTTATAGCTAACGGTGCGATTCTTCTTGATGTAAGAGAATATACAGAATACAAAGCAGGACACATTCCTGGTGCTATCTGGGCTCCAAGAGGACTTTTAGACTTTAAAGCCTATGAATGGCTTCCTGACAAAGAAAAAGTTTATTTAGTTTATTGCAAAACCGGAGGAAGAGGGGTAGTAGCTGCTTGTGACCTAAAAAAATTAGGATATAAAAATGTATACAACTTAAAAGGTGGTTTTGACGGATGGAAAGAGGCTAAACAGCCTATAGAGACCGGAGAACCAGAAGGTTTTGCTAAAGGAATCAAAAAGGCTGTTCAAAAATAA
- a CDS encoding mechanosensitive ion channel family protein gives MWETFPTYLKTFLLIGLSLGFSFLIKWLTQKKFKLLEKFFGINLKEKTINLLSWAFFLWCLILGFYLINEFLNPLPRLTSLFNKLIAISFILSLVWVFSQLLINLFTQHIIQKIGVIPSVSIIELLIKIIIFFIGLILVLDILKINVTPFITSLGIAGLAVGLALKDTLENFFSGLHLLMARQIKPGDYIMLDGNLEGFVEDITWRNTLLRHPTNNLIIVPNSKISSSVITNYTLPQPELNILIPVGVSYGSDLKKVEQVTIEVAKEVLKEIQGGIPEFEPFIRYYSFGDSSINFNVVLRVRTYIDRHLIIHEFIKRLHQRYREEGIEIPFPIRTVYLKNVS, from the coding sequence ATGTGGGAAACTTTTCCGACCTATCTTAAAACTTTTCTTTTGATAGGCCTTTCCTTAGGGTTTTCTTTTTTAATCAAGTGGTTAACCCAAAAAAAATTTAAATTATTAGAGAAATTTTTTGGTATAAACCTAAAAGAAAAAACTATAAACCTCCTCTCCTGGGCCTTTTTTCTATGGTGTTTAATCTTAGGTTTTTATCTTATAAATGAATTTTTAAATCCTTTGCCAAGATTAACCTCCCTTTTTAATAAACTAATAGCCATATCTTTCATCCTTTCCTTAGTATGGGTTTTTTCTCAACTTTTAATAAACCTTTTTACTCAGCATATAATCCAGAAAATAGGAGTAATACCCAGTGTTTCTATCATAGAATTATTGATTAAAATTATAATATTTTTTATCGGACTTATCTTAGTTTTAGACATCCTTAAAATAAACGTTACCCCTTTTATTACCTCCTTGGGTATAGCAGGTCTTGCAGTAGGTTTAGCGTTGAAAGACACCCTTGAAAATTTCTTTTCTGGTCTTCACCTGTTGATGGCAAGACAAATTAAACCCGGAGACTACATTATGTTAGACGGTAATTTAGAAGGCTTTGTAGAAGACATAACTTGGAGAAACACTCTTCTTCGTCATCCTACAAACAACCTTATCATCGTGCCTAACTCAAAAATCTCCTCTTCGGTTATTACCAACTATACCTTGCCTCAACCTGAATTGAACATTTTAATACCTGTTGGTGTAAGTTATGGTAGCGATTTAAAAAAAGTAGAACAAGTAACGATTGAAGTAGCCAAAGAAGTGCTCAAAGAAATCCAAGGAGGTATTCCTGAGTTTGAACCATTTATCCGTTATTACTCCTTTGGAGACTCAAGTATTAACTTTAATGTGGTCTTAAGGGTTAGAACTTATATTGATAGGCATCTTATTATTCACGAATTTATAAAAAGGCTACATCAAAGATATCGTGAAGAAGGAATAGAAATTCCCTTTCCCATCAGGACGGTTTATCTTAAAAATGTCTCTTGA
- a CDS encoding ASKHA domain-containing protein, which translates to MVKVKFLPFEEEYEVFEGETLFDVALRAGIHINASCGGAGGCNRCKVRLIAGKVEGEIIEGLYYKACQTYPLTDVVVEVPLTAILDKTALYRQVKKRAKSLEISEVKSILSPLREVFLRLKEPTIEENTSDFTRLKDGLAKQGISEPEVPLEVLRKVPYVLRQKKFTATAYVYQDPGTSKNYLVDLTAEPLEPFLGVAVDVGTTTLQVEVIDLRKGETLGFASDYNPQIKYGDDVITRIEFCKKQEGLEVLSKVLKEKIVLLIKEALGTRGRLEDIKLISLAGNTVMTHLFLELEPRYLREYPYVPVATEFPVFRGEDLGFKGFNPVVQLIPCKASYVGGDIVAGVVASKMCEEAPITLFIDLGTNGEVVVGNQDFLVCAACSAGPAFEGGGIKHGMRATLGAIEMVNIDPYTYEPMVVTIGRVKPVGICGSGILSLLASLFRVGLIDKSGKIKKDLSNPRIREGSEGWEYVIVFKEEAQTEEDIVFTEADIENVIRAKGAIFAGCQILVESVGLSLKDIERVYLAGTFGNYLDVEDAIYIGLLPDLERDRFFFLGNTSLAGARLALFSQERFAKMREVANTMTHFELSNHPGYMDAYVAALFLPHTDETLFPTIKK; encoded by the coding sequence ATGGTGAAGGTAAAGTTTTTACCCTTTGAGGAAGAGTATGAGGTTTTTGAAGGTGAAACACTTTTTGATGTAGCTTTAAGAGCAGGAATACATATTAATGCTTCTTGTGGGGGGGCAGGGGGCTGTAATCGTTGTAAGGTGCGCTTAATAGCAGGAAAAGTTGAAGGAGAGATTATAGAAGGTTTATATTATAAGGCTTGTCAGACCTATCCTTTAACCGATGTGGTGGTAGAGGTTCCTTTGACGGCTATTTTAGATAAAACCGCCCTTTATCGTCAGGTAAAAAAAAGGGCTAAGTCATTAGAAATCTCTGAGGTTAAATCTATATTATCCCCGCTAAGAGAAGTCTTTTTAAGACTTAAAGAACCAACCATAGAAGAAAACACTTCAGACTTTACCAGGTTAAAGGATGGACTGGCTAAACAGGGTATATCTGAGCCAGAGGTTCCTTTAGAAGTGTTAAGAAAGGTTCCTTATGTACTTCGTCAAAAAAAGTTTACCGCCACGGCTTATGTATACCAAGATCCAGGAACGTCAAAAAATTATCTGGTAGACCTAACCGCAGAACCTTTAGAACCTTTTTTAGGGGTTGCAGTAGACGTTGGGACTACCACCCTTCAGGTAGAGGTTATCGACTTAAGAAAAGGAGAAACCTTGGGGTTTGCTTCAGATTATAACCCCCAGATTAAGTATGGTGATGATGTAATCACCAGGATAGAATTTTGTAAAAAACAGGAGGGGTTAGAGGTTTTATCTAAGGTTTTAAAAGAGAAAATAGTTCTTTTGATAAAAGAGGCTTTAGGTACAAGAGGACGTTTGGAAGATATAAAGCTTATTTCCTTAGCAGGCAATACAGTTATGACCCATCTTTTCCTTGAGCTTGAACCAAGATATTTAAGAGAATATCCCTATGTACCAGTAGCTACTGAGTTTCCTGTTTTTAGGGGTGAAGACTTAGGGTTTAAAGGGTTCAATCCGGTTGTGCAGTTAATTCCTTGTAAAGCGAGCTATGTAGGAGGAGACATAGTGGCAGGGGTGGTGGCTTCTAAGATGTGCGAAGAGGCACCGATTACCCTTTTTATAGACCTTGGGACCAACGGAGAGGTGGTGGTAGGTAATCAGGATTTTTTAGTTTGTGCTGCTTGTTCTGCTGGTCCGGCTTTTGAAGGAGGAGGCATAAAACATGGCATGAGGGCAACCTTAGGCGCGATAGAAATGGTAAATATCGACCCCTATACTTATGAACCTATGGTAGTTACCATCGGTAGGGTAAAACCTGTAGGGATTTGCGGTTCAGGCATCCTTTCTCTATTAGCTTCGCTTTTTAGGGTAGGACTTATAGATAAATCAGGCAAAATAAAAAAAGACCTTTCTAACCCCAGGATAAGAGAAGGATCTGAAGGCTGGGAATATGTAATAGTTTTTAAGGAAGAGGCTCAAACAGAAGAAGACATAGTTTTTACCGAAGCTGATATAGAGAATGTGATAAGGGCTAAAGGGGCTATTTTTGCAGGATGCCAGATTTTGGTCGAATCAGTAGGGTTATCCTTAAAAGATATAGAGCGTGTTTATTTAGCAGGCACTTTTGGAAACTATCTTGATGTAGAAGACGCTATCTATATAGGGCTTTTGCCTGATTTAGAAAGGGACCGGTTTTTCTTTTTAGGCAATACTAGTTTAGCAGGGGCAAGATTAGCCCTTTTTTCTCAAGAAAGGTTTGCTAAAATGAGAGAAGTGGCTAATACTATGACCCATTTTGAGCTTTCAAACCATCCTGGTTATATGGACGCTTATGTAGCAGCCTTGTTTTTACCTCATACAGATGAAACCTTATTTCCTACTATTAAAAAATAA
- a CDS encoding phosphatidylserine decarboxylase translates to MIHKDGFPWVFYPLLFAGTNLLFKKRKAAIIGLGISLANAFFFRNPKREPVLDPELIISPADGKVVTCEIEENPSWFPTPLWRIGIFMRLWDVHINRAPTTGKILRMQYIKGEKLPVFKEDAFEKNEKQLYLIEREDGTPFWMVQIAGMVARRIKSFVLPGDDVVAGDPIGIIKFSSRVELFFPVERAEIYVKEGHRVFAGETVLGRVLLNKG, encoded by the coding sequence ATGATACACAAAGATGGGTTCCCTTGGGTTTTTTATCCATTGCTGTTTGCTGGAACAAACCTTTTGTTTAAGAAAAGGAAAGCAGCTATCATAGGTTTAGGGATCAGTTTGGCTAACGCCTTCTTTTTTAGAAATCCTAAAAGAGAACCTGTGTTAGACCCTGAGCTTATCATTTCTCCTGCAGACGGAAAGGTGGTTACTTGTGAAATAGAGGAGAATCCTTCTTGGTTTCCGACCCCGCTTTGGAGGATAGGGATTTTTATGAGGTTATGGGATGTTCATATCAACCGAGCACCCACTACCGGAAAAATTTTACGTATGCAATACATAAAAGGAGAAAAACTTCCAGTTTTTAAGGAAGATGCTTTTGAAAAAAATGAAAAGCAGCTTTATTTGATAGAAAGGGAAGATGGTACTCCTTTTTGGATGGTACAAATAGCCGGCATGGTAGCCAGAAGGATAAAAAGTTTTGTGCTGCCAGGAGACGATGTGGTGGCAGGAGACCCTATTGGGATTATAAAGTTTAGTTCAAGGGTTGAACTTTTCTTTCCGGTTGAAAGGGCTGAGATTTACGTAAAAGAAGGTCATAGGGTTTTTGCCGGAGAAACGGTTTTAGGACGGGTTCTTTTAAATAAAGGTTAA